In Opitutaceae bacterium TAV5, one genomic interval encodes:
- a CDS encoding 2-keto-3-deoxygluconate permease (has hydroxylamine reductase activity, catalyzes the reduction of hydroxylamine to ammonia and water) has translation MFCFQCEQTSKMTGCTTFGVCGKDPETAALQDLLLHACRGISALAHRARLRGARRADIDRFVMDALFTTITNVNFDPARLQEWLIRAGEIQRQARELYLTACIARRESPEPLNGATCWRPAATLAESVADGQRLGLPARLRTLANDIASLQELLTYGLKGMAAYAHHAAVPGRESEAFYAFMHEALAALEDNSASADALLALNLRCGEVNLGVMALLDEAHRERFGSPEPTSVRVEPVPGKCILVSGHDLHDLEALLRQTKGKGINIYTHGEMLPAHGYPKLKRFPHLVGNYGGAWQDQRKEFTTFPGAILMTTNCIQKPRESYERRIFTSGVVAWPGVEHVSAADFSPVIEAALAADGFTEAGTAGLPDKRILVGFAHEAILANAGKVVEAVKSGALRHFFLIGGCDGAKPGRNYYTEFAESVPDDCAVLTLGCGKYRFNRHDFGDIGGLPRLLDCGQCNDAYSAIKVAGALAQAFGCGVNDLPLSLVISWFEQKAVAVLLTLLHLGIRNIRLGPHLPAFVSPGVLKILVDTFGLKGITTAGADLEACLAKAA, from the coding sequence ATGTTCTGTTTCCAATGTGAGCAAACCTCAAAAATGACCGGATGCACGACCTTCGGTGTGTGCGGCAAGGACCCCGAAACCGCCGCGCTTCAGGATCTGCTCCTGCATGCCTGCCGGGGCATCTCGGCACTCGCCCATCGCGCCCGTCTTCGCGGCGCCCGTCGCGCCGACATCGACCGCTTCGTGATGGACGCACTCTTCACCACCATCACCAACGTCAATTTTGATCCCGCCCGTTTGCAGGAGTGGCTCATCCGCGCCGGGGAAATCCAACGGCAGGCGCGCGAGCTTTATCTCACCGCCTGCATCGCCCGCCGCGAGTCGCCCGAGCCGCTCAACGGCGCCACCTGCTGGCGTCCCGCGGCCACGCTCGCTGAATCCGTCGCCGACGGCCAACGGCTCGGTCTCCCGGCGCGTCTCCGCACGCTCGCCAACGACATCGCCAGTCTTCAGGAACTGCTCACCTATGGCCTGAAGGGCATGGCCGCCTACGCGCATCACGCCGCCGTGCCCGGTCGCGAAAGCGAGGCGTTCTACGCCTTCATGCACGAGGCCCTCGCCGCGCTCGAAGACAACTCTGCCAGCGCCGACGCCCTGCTCGCGCTCAATCTCCGCTGCGGCGAGGTGAACCTCGGGGTCATGGCGCTGCTCGACGAGGCGCACCGCGAGCGTTTCGGCTCTCCCGAACCGACTTCCGTGCGCGTCGAACCTGTACCCGGAAAATGCATACTTGTATCCGGACACGACCTGCACGACCTCGAGGCGCTGCTTCGGCAAACCAAAGGCAAGGGCATCAACATCTACACCCACGGCGAGATGCTGCCCGCGCACGGCTATCCGAAACTGAAACGCTTCCCCCACCTCGTCGGCAACTACGGCGGAGCGTGGCAGGACCAGCGCAAGGAGTTCACCACGTTTCCCGGCGCGATCCTGATGACGACCAACTGCATCCAGAAACCGCGCGAAAGCTACGAGCGCCGCATTTTCACGAGCGGCGTTGTCGCCTGGCCCGGCGTGGAGCATGTCAGCGCGGCGGACTTCTCGCCCGTGATCGAGGCCGCGCTGGCCGCCGACGGTTTTACCGAAGCCGGCACGGCCGGGTTGCCCGACAAACGCATCCTCGTCGGTTTCGCCCACGAAGCGATCCTTGCCAACGCCGGCAAGGTCGTGGAGGCCGTGAAGTCGGGTGCGCTCCGGCATTTTTTCCTCATCGGCGGTTGCGACGGCGCAAAACCCGGCCGCAACTACTACACCGAGTTTGCCGAATCCGTGCCCGACGACTGCGCCGTGCTCACGCTCGGCTGCGGCAAGTACCGGTTCAACCGGCACGACTTCGGCGACATCGGCGGCCTGCCCCGCCTGCTCGACTGCGGCCAGTGCAACGACGCGTACTCCGCCATCAAGGTCGCCGGCGCGCTGGCCCAGGCTTTCGGCTGCGGCGTCAACGACCTGCCGCTCTCGCTGGTGATTTCGTGGTTCGAACAAAAGGCGGTCGCCGTGCTGCTCACGTTGCTGCACCTCGGCATCCGCAACATCCGGCTCGGCCCCCACCTGCCTGCCTTTGTCTCGCCCGGCGTGCTGAAAATCCTCGTCGACACGTTCGGCCTGAAAGGCATCACCACCGCCGGAGCCGATCTCGAGGCGTGCCTGGCAAAAGCGGCCTGA
- a CDS encoding LacI family transcriptional regulator: MRPTLKTIADELGVTPMTVSKSLRGIGRISEETRRLVRSKAEELGYLSSRERLFPPFVKMARGSEHRLRLLCPTIGALDRGDTVPYRNDMVSGLERALASTEGEVLAESFSSLPEMLEFLENSPRIHGVILSEPYPTRWIDALRSVAPVIYTVGHDFQRGVNSVFFNEARAAALAVDRLRAAGHRHIGWLGIFDKHASYLVPDEEFDEEHDSADQLARSPHGTRYASWLYLAREHGGVTNWLVSLVERDWRSCPLSEAVRRGCREILDTRPRPTAIVCVANAIARELIAQLEGAGLRIPDDLSVVSYGVEEHGNTNDGHLLTGLVMPMDKVGGLVPEVVQRCQAYPDGLPISIQFDAEWAEGETLRQVSTTDDTL, from the coding sequence ATGCGTCCCACCCTCAAAACCATCGCCGACGAACTCGGCGTCACGCCGATGACCGTCTCCAAGTCCCTGCGCGGCATCGGGCGCATCAGCGAGGAGACGCGGCGGCTCGTGCGCAGCAAGGCGGAGGAGCTCGGCTATCTGTCCTCACGCGAACGGCTCTTCCCTCCCTTCGTCAAGATGGCGCGGGGCAGCGAACATCGCCTGCGCCTGCTCTGCCCCACCATCGGCGCACTCGACCGTGGCGACACCGTCCCCTATCGCAACGACATGGTTTCCGGCCTGGAACGCGCCCTCGCCAGCACCGAAGGCGAAGTGCTGGCCGAGTCGTTCTCGTCGCTCCCCGAAATGCTGGAGTTTCTGGAAAATTCACCGCGTATCCACGGCGTCATTCTGAGCGAGCCCTACCCGACCCGCTGGATCGACGCGCTGCGCTCCGTCGCTCCCGTCATCTATACCGTGGGCCACGATTTCCAGCGCGGCGTCAACTCGGTGTTCTTCAACGAGGCCCGCGCCGCCGCGCTCGCCGTGGACCGCCTGCGCGCGGCGGGGCACCGGCACATCGGCTGGCTGGGGATTTTCGACAAGCACGCCAGCTATCTCGTCCCGGACGAAGAATTTGACGAGGAGCACGACAGCGCCGACCAGTTGGCGCGCTCTCCCCACGGCACGCGCTACGCCTCATGGCTCTACCTCGCGCGCGAACACGGCGGCGTGACCAACTGGCTGGTAAGCCTCGTCGAGCGCGACTGGCGCAGCTGCCCCCTTTCCGAAGCGGTGCGCCGCGGTTGCCGTGAAATTCTGGATACGCGCCCCCGGCCCACCGCCATCGTGTGCGTCGCCAACGCCATCGCCCGTGAACTGATCGCGCAACTGGAGGGCGCCGGCCTGCGCATCCCCGACGACCTGAGCGTCGTGTCCTACGGCGTCGAAGAGCACGGCAACACCAACGACGGCCACCTCCTCACCGGCCTTGTCATGCCCATGGACAAGGTCGGCGGACTCGTCCCCGAGGTTGTGCAACGCTGCCAGGCCTACCCCGACGGCCTGCCCATCAGCATCCAGTTCGATGCCGAATGGGCCGAAGGCGAAACCTTGCGCCAGGTCAGCACCACCGACGACACGCTGTAG
- a CDS encoding glycosidase — translation MIPLIFMETETLELIHPQSGKHAQASLSRRDSHPEPQPQLPAYFQGVLRRHPSNPIITPGAMPVPCSAVFNCGAVWHDGRALLLLRAEDMARDNAFYVASSEDGIRFDIEREPIHYPLRDTEKRWLHNRFDMRITPMPDEGVYYVTHASWLGGYGSCIGISKTTDFRDFEAVGELSVPSNRNAALFPQKIRGRYARLERPQDIDGGGRIWVSYSPDLIHWGEARPVVLPDAPWARCKTGAGAIPIRTEHGWLCIYHATSKNCATENYYLGVMLLDLERPDRVVAAPRQFILQPETPYECMGQVPNVVFTNGAVVMPDGTLNIYYGGADTRVCLAQVELVRLVEFCLTEK, via the coding sequence ATGATACCCCTGATTTTTATGGAAACCGAAACACTTGAGTTGATCCATCCACAATCCGGGAAACACGCGCAGGCCAGCCTTTCCCGCCGCGATTCGCACCCGGAGCCTCAGCCGCAGCTACCTGCCTATTTCCAGGGCGTGCTGCGCCGGCATCCGTCCAACCCCATCATCACGCCCGGCGCGATGCCGGTGCCATGCTCTGCGGTCTTCAACTGTGGCGCAGTCTGGCACGACGGGCGCGCGCTCCTCCTGCTTCGCGCCGAAGACATGGCACGCGACAACGCCTTTTACGTCGCCAGCTCCGAAGACGGCATCCGCTTCGACATCGAGCGTGAACCGATTCACTACCCGCTGCGCGACACAGAAAAACGCTGGCTGCACAACCGCTTCGACATGCGAATCACCCCCATGCCCGACGAAGGCGTTTACTACGTGACGCACGCAAGCTGGCTCGGCGGCTACGGAAGCTGTATCGGAATTTCAAAAACAACCGACTTCCGTGACTTCGAGGCCGTCGGCGAACTCTCCGTCCCCTCCAACCGCAACGCCGCCCTGTTTCCCCAAAAAATCCGCGGCCGTTACGCCCGTCTGGAGCGCCCGCAGGATATCGATGGCGGCGGACGCATCTGGGTGAGCTATTCGCCAGATCTGATCCACTGGGGAGAAGCCCGCCCCGTCGTGCTGCCCGACGCTCCCTGGGCGCGCTGCAAGACAGGCGCGGGCGCGATTCCCATCCGCACGGAGCACGGCTGGCTCTGCATCTACCACGCCACCTCCAAAAACTGCGCCACGGAAAACTATTACCTCGGCGTCATGCTCCTCGACCTCGAACGCCCTGACCGCGTCGTGGCCGCTCCCCGACAATTTATCCTGCAACCCGAAACCCCCTACGAATGCATGGGACAGGTTCCCAACGTCGTCTTCACCAACGGCGCCGTTGTCATGCCCGATGGTACGCTCAACATCTATTACGGCGGAGCCGACACCCGCGTCTGCCTCGCGCAGGTGGAGCTGGTCCGACTGGTGGAGTTCTGCCTGACGGAAAAATGA
- a CDS encoding cytochrome C assembly protein: protein MTPNYWQTFPAHAAAAGLAWLLCIAAQCHPATRSRRLPVTALALLGGGILAAFAAGLWLHLGRPPMRTLGETRLWYAVFTPAIGAFLYHQFRYRWLLNYSLGMAVLFVVICLLRPDSYNKALMPALQSVWFVPHVLVYLFSYAIFAVSSGIAVFGLVQTARRRFDPASLELANRLVYLGFAFLSLGLLFGALWAKEAWGHYWTWDPKETWAMLTWLGYLLYIHIRHRHPEATRASLRILALAFVVLLLCWFGVNYMPSATQSVHTYTQ from the coding sequence ATGACTCCCAACTACTGGCAAACCTTTCCCGCCCACGCCGCCGCCGCCGGACTCGCCTGGCTGCTCTGCATCGCCGCGCAGTGCCATCCCGCCACCCGCTCCCGCCGCCTGCCCGTCACCGCGCTCGCGCTGCTCGGCGGCGGCATCCTCGCCGCCTTTGCCGCCGGACTCTGGCTCCACCTCGGCCGCCCGCCCATGCGCACGCTCGGCGAAACGCGCCTCTGGTACGCCGTGTTCACCCCGGCCATCGGCGCTTTCCTGTATCATCAATTTCGTTACCGATGGCTGCTCAACTACAGCCTCGGCATGGCGGTGCTGTTTGTCGTCATCTGCCTGCTGCGTCCCGACAGCTACAACAAGGCGCTCATGCCCGCGCTGCAAAGCGTGTGGTTCGTGCCGCACGTGCTCGTTTACCTGTTTTCCTACGCGATCTTCGCCGTCTCGTCCGGCATCGCGGTTTTCGGTCTGGTGCAGACGGCGCGCCGCCGTTTCGACCCGGCCTCGCTCGAACTTGCCAACCGCCTCGTTTACCTCGGCTTCGCCTTTCTCTCGCTCGGCCTCCTCTTCGGCGCGCTCTGGGCCAAGGAAGCGTGGGGACATTACTGGACCTGGGACCCCAAGGAAACCTGGGCCATGCTCACCTGGCTCGGCTATCTCCTCTACATCCACATCCGGCACCGCCACCCCGAGGCCACCCGCGCCTCGCTCCGGATTCTCGCGCTGGCCTTCGTGGTGCTTCTCCTCTGCTGGTTCGGCGTCAACTACATGCCCTCCGCCACACAAAGCGTGCACACCTACACGCAGTGA
- the nrfA gene encoding cytochrome C nitrite reductase subunit c552 (catalyzes the formate-dependent reduction of nitrite to ammonia; cytochrome C552) — translation MKNKTLLGWLLFAGSMVAVFLLGLLAASVVERRAEIVAVTTPRGTATTKPFEARNSEWSKSWPREYDTLMETADMSFTPPVVGAHGLDALDENPRQVILWAGYAFSKDYNHPRGHVYAVEDVRNTLRTGAPMQAGEGPQPSSCWVCKSPDVPRMMNQLGHDEFFRKKWSDLGHEITNPIGCADCHDPVTMNLTITRPHLRTAYQELTGKDIAKASHQEMRSLVCAQCHVEYYFDKNKVPGGQVVTLPWKNGGSVENMETYYDAIEFTDFVNAVSRTPVIKAQHPDFELWRLGIHGQRGVSCADCHMPYKTEGGQKFTHHKIRSPLANISESCQVCHRQDAAVLVQNVTDRQRQIVDMMARIEQQLVRAHFEAKAAWDKGATEAGMAPVLKLIRQAQWRWDFVAASHGAGFHAPLECARILDAGLERVAEARLQLSRVLAAHGHNGPVELPDISTKEKAQLAIGLTKMDEERANKAEFRRTVVPRWLEEARRNGTLDESPRAQL, via the coding sequence ATGAAAAACAAAACACTCCTCGGCTGGCTCCTCTTTGCCGGCTCCATGGTTGCCGTCTTCCTCCTCGGCCTGCTCGCCGCCTCGGTCGTCGAACGCCGCGCCGAGATCGTGGCCGTCACCACGCCCCGCGGCACCGCGACAACAAAACCCTTCGAGGCGCGCAACTCCGAATGGAGCAAGTCATGGCCTCGCGAATACGACACCCTGATGGAAACCGCCGACATGAGCTTCACCCCGCCCGTCGTCGGCGCGCACGGCCTCGACGCCCTCGACGAAAACCCCCGCCAGGTCATCCTCTGGGCCGGCTACGCCTTTTCCAAGGATTACAACCACCCGCGCGGCCACGTTTACGCCGTCGAGGACGTACGCAACACCCTCCGCACCGGCGCGCCCATGCAGGCCGGCGAGGGACCGCAACCCTCCAGTTGCTGGGTCTGCAAATCTCCCGACGTGCCCCGCATGATGAACCAGCTCGGGCACGACGAGTTTTTCCGCAAGAAATGGTCCGACCTCGGCCACGAGATAACCAACCCCATCGGCTGCGCCGACTGCCACGATCCGGTCACGATGAACCTCACCATCACCCGTCCCCACCTGCGCACCGCGTATCAGGAACTCACCGGCAAGGACATCGCGAAGGCCTCCCACCAGGAAATGCGCTCGCTCGTCTGCGCGCAGTGCCACGTCGAATACTACTTCGACAAAAACAAGGTCCCCGGCGGCCAGGTGGTCACTCTCCCCTGGAAAAACGGCGGCAGCGTCGAGAACATGGAAACGTATTACGACGCCATCGAATTCACCGACTTCGTCAACGCCGTCAGCCGCACGCCGGTCATCAAGGCCCAGCATCCGGACTTCGAACTCTGGAGGCTCGGCATCCACGGCCAGCGCGGCGTCTCTTGCGCCGACTGTCACATGCCCTACAAGACCGAAGGCGGCCAGAAATTCACCCATCACAAGATCCGGAGCCCCCTCGCCAACATCAGCGAATCCTGCCAGGTCTGCCATCGGCAGGACGCCGCCGTGCTCGTGCAAAACGTCACCGATCGCCAGCGCCAGATCGTGGACATGATGGCGCGCATCGAACAACAGCTCGTCCGCGCCCACTTCGAGGCGAAGGCCGCCTGGGACAAGGGCGCGACCGAGGCCGGGATGGCACCCGTCCTCAAACTCATCCGCCAAGCCCAATGGCGCTGGGATTTTGTCGCCGCTTCCCACGGCGCCGGATTCCACGCCCCGCTCGAATGCGCCCGCATCCTCGACGCCGGACTCGAACGCGTCGCCGAAGCCCGCCTGCAACTCTCCCGCGTGCTCGCCGCGCACGGCCACAACGGTCCCGTGGAGCTTCCCGACATCTCGACGAAGGAAAAAGCCCAGCTCGCCATCGGCCTCACGAAGATGGACGAAGAGCGCGCGAATAAAGCCGAATTCCGCCGCACCGTCGTCCCCCGCTGGCTGGAGGAAGCCCGCAGAAACGGCACCCTCGACGAATCCCCGCGCGCGCAACTCTGA
- a CDS encoding cysteine hydrolase → MLRPRRTLFYALMFAGGCLAGVAGFLVYISNAASYLSDEPKTCVNCHVMGPYYASYAHSSHALVATCNDCHVPHDNVLKKYAFKAQDGLYHSTIFTLRTEPQVIRIKEAGSNVVQANCERCHNHLNEKVATTGTTLASRAHGEGRFCWDCHREVPHGTRNSLSATPDARVPYPASPVPDWLRELQARPATPPASSTTSDTLPLPSSP, encoded by the coding sequence ATGCTGCGTCCTCGCAGAACACTTTTCTACGCCCTCATGTTCGCCGGCGGTTGCCTCGCCGGCGTGGCGGGTTTTCTCGTCTACATCTCCAACGCTGCTTCCTACCTCTCCGACGAACCGAAAACCTGCGTCAACTGCCATGTCATGGGTCCGTATTACGCCAGTTACGCGCACAGTTCCCACGCGCTCGTCGCCACCTGCAACGACTGTCACGTCCCCCACGACAACGTCCTGAAAAAATACGCCTTCAAGGCACAGGACGGCCTCTACCACTCCACGATCTTCACCCTCCGCACCGAGCCGCAGGTCATCCGCATCAAGGAGGCCGGCTCCAACGTCGTGCAGGCCAACTGCGAACGCTGTCACAACCACCTCAACGAGAAAGTCGCCACCACCGGCACCACGCTCGCCAGCCGCGCCCACGGCGAGGGACGTTTTTGTTGGGACTGCCACCGCGAAGTCCCGCACGGCACGCGCAACAGCCTCTCCGCCACGCCCGACGCCCGCGTCCCCTACCCCGCCTCGCCCGTGCCCGACTGGCTCCGCGAGCTCCAGGCCCGCCCTGCGACGCCGCCTGCATCCTCAACCACCTCCGACACCCTCCCCCTGCCTTCCTCGCCATGA
- a CDS encoding ABC transporter, with translation MIHTLGLAKSFGSRRVLRGLDFVAEPGAITLLIGANGAGKTTALRLLAGLSAPDAGSIRIAGHDLQHSRRCALASLSWLPQAPRFHPRLTVAQVAAFHARLRGRPLRAVPDALDAWGLADFSDMPTGKLSGGLRQRLALAVLALADAPVLLLDEPGLSLDPEWREVLQDFLTGEARRGRTILMATHLLGEWENRIDRCVLLADGRSGGEIPPGELRRHYHAFLRHTLPESDMRHTPAMTTCPPPHSPSPLSPSAAAPRL, from the coding sequence ATGATCCACACCCTCGGCCTTGCCAAATCCTTCGGCTCCCGCCGTGTGCTCCGCGGCCTCGATTTTGTCGCCGAACCGGGCGCCATCACCCTTCTCATCGGTGCCAATGGCGCGGGCAAGACCACCGCGCTCCGTCTGCTCGCCGGACTGAGCGCGCCCGACGCCGGCTCCATCCGCATCGCCGGCCACGATCTGCAACATTCGCGCCGCTGCGCGCTCGCCAGCCTTTCCTGGCTGCCGCAAGCCCCCCGTTTTCACCCGCGGCTCACCGTCGCCCAGGTCGCCGCGTTCCATGCCCGCCTTCGCGGACGCCCTCTCCGCGCGGTGCCCGACGCGCTCGATGCGTGGGGTCTCGCCGATTTTTCGGACATGCCTACCGGCAAACTCTCCGGTGGCCTGCGCCAGCGCCTCGCGCTCGCCGTCCTCGCCCTCGCCGACGCGCCCGTGCTCCTGCTCGACGAACCCGGCCTCAGCCTCGATCCCGAGTGGCGCGAAGTTTTGCAGGATTTTCTCACCGGCGAAGCCCGCCGCGGCCGCACCATCCTCATGGCCACGCACCTGCTCGGCGAATGGGAAAATCGCATCGACCGCTGCGTGCTCCTCGCCGACGGACGCTCCGGCGGCGAGATCCCGCCCGGCGAACTTCGCCGCCACTACCATGCCTTCCTTCGCCACACCCTTCCGGAGTCCGACATGCGGCACACGCCGGCAATGACGACATGCCCGCCTCCGCATTCGCCCTCGCCCCTGTCCCCGTCCGCCGCCGCGCCTCGCCTGTGA
- a CDS encoding carbohydrate-binding protein: MRAPRLHLLCLMFGLVAGAGQSVCVARPSTPGDELRARIEAAVPGDTLVVAPGDYQGPFVIEKSLRLLADPPASAGNAPVILRGDRRTHVVAIRAPDVEISGFTLRSSGRDLSADHAAIHISAARAFIHDNRILDSLHGIYVRKAADCRIENNVILGDGTLAGSIAGVADPLAAGLRPGEAELCEIESVQDRRGNGIHLWNSAGHRITGNTISGARDGIYFSFTDATAVRGNTITGVRYGLHYMYSDDNVFEQNTFSANAAGAALMYSKNIHLSENRFTANRSHRAYGLLLQSVDDTRIEQNLIEGNTLGLFMENSNHNTVRANRILNNHIGLRVSDSTRDTAFSGNTFSGNIHPVETSGRNTGNTWAVDGRGNRWDGALALDLNRDGVADLSHREPDLFGPWRRAFPAIGLLSASPGERLLRFIHSRLALPGISGITDPAPLAGAPSPTVPEPVPATP; the protein is encoded by the coding sequence ATGAGAGCCCCGCGCCTCCATCTGTTGTGCCTGATGTTCGGCCTCGTCGCAGGCGCAGGCCAGTCCGTCTGTGTCGCCCGGCCCTCGACTCCCGGCGACGAACTCCGCGCCCGCATCGAAGCCGCCGTTCCCGGCGACACCCTTGTCGTTGCGCCCGGCGATTACCAGGGGCCTTTTGTCATCGAAAAATCGTTACGCCTGCTGGCCGATCCTCCCGCATCTGCCGGTAACGCGCCCGTCATCCTTCGCGGCGACCGCCGCACGCACGTCGTCGCCATCCGCGCGCCGGATGTCGAGATAAGCGGCTTCACCCTTCGCAGCTCCGGGCGCGACCTCTCCGCCGATCACGCCGCCATCCACATCTCCGCCGCGCGCGCGTTCATCCACGACAATCGCATCCTCGACAGCCTCCACGGCATCTATGTGCGCAAGGCCGCCGACTGCCGGATCGAAAACAACGTCATCCTCGGCGACGGCACCCTCGCCGGTTCCATCGCCGGCGTCGCCGATCCGCTCGCTGCCGGCCTCAGGCCCGGCGAAGCCGAACTCTGCGAAATCGAATCCGTCCAGGACCGGCGCGGCAACGGCATCCATCTCTGGAATTCCGCCGGACACCGCATCACCGGCAATACCATCAGCGGCGCCCGCGACGGCATCTATTTTTCCTTCACCGACGCCACTGCCGTCCGCGGCAACACCATCACCGGCGTGCGGTACGGCCTCCACTACATGTACTCCGACGATAACGTTTTTGAACAAAACACCTTTTCCGCCAATGCGGCCGGAGCCGCCCTCATGTATTCGAAAAATATCCACCTGAGCGAAAACCGGTTCACCGCCAACCGCAGCCATCGCGCCTACGGCCTGCTCCTCCAGTCCGTGGATGACACCCGCATCGAACAAAACCTCATCGAGGGCAACACGCTTGGGCTCTTCATGGAAAACTCCAATCACAACACCGTCCGCGCCAACCGCATTCTCAACAACCATATCGGCCTCCGGGTCAGCGACAGCACCCGCGACACCGCGTTTTCCGGAAACACGTTTTCGGGCAACATCCACCCCGTCGAAACCAGCGGTCGCAACACCGGCAACACCTGGGCGGTGGACGGCCGCGGCAACCGCTGGGACGGCGCGCTCGCCCTCGACCTCAACCGCGACGGTGTCGCCGATCTCTCTCACCGCGAACCCGATCTCTTCGGACCCTGGCGGCGCGCATTCCCCGCCATCGGACTTCTCTCGGCCAGCCCGGGGGAACGCCTGCTCCGCTTCATCCACAGCCGCCTGGCACTGCCCGGCATCAGCGGCATCACCGATCCCGCCCCGCTCGCCGGCGCGCCATCGCCAACCGTCCCGGAACCCGTTCCCGCCACGCCATGA